One genomic segment of Centropristis striata isolate RG_2023a ecotype Rhode Island chromosome 13, C.striata_1.0, whole genome shotgun sequence includes these proteins:
- the swsap1 gene encoding ATPase SWSAP1, whose product MTDILTLVFRTFMSQPAEQQQRSASPLSPGSSSLLLAGDPDTSRSLLLLAAVTAAAESGLRVLFFSRNHIQSLPPCLTRRSPNLSPDSLKKIQFLYPRTVEELLQQVAGLHQPSNTSPSPPSLVIVDGLEGFLSAPAGVLQPGETSSAAHLSALLCDTASFLTRLLEERRPGSAPCRLLASFQSQVEASATDPVLEVLQRYFQVRCTLEPDRSCGAAAAGRKEAWHLYLSGTGPTETSCSTEASCPTETSCSTEASCSTEASCSTEASCSTETSCSTEASCSTEASCSTEASCSRRCGDRPAGTQKWQLLLSPDGLMEFKLV is encoded by the exons ATGACGGATATATTAACTCTGGTTTTTAGGACCTTTATGTCCCagccagcagagcagcagcagcggagcgcctctcctctctccccggGCAGCAGCAGCCTCCTGCTGGCCGGAGACCCGGACACCAGccgctctctgctgctgctggcggccgtgacagcagcagcagagagcggCCTGAGGGTGCTGTTCTTCAGCCGGAACCACATCCAGAGCCTCCCGCCCTGCCTGACCCGGAGGAGCCCCAACCTGAGCCCCGACAGCCTGAAG AAGATCCAGTTCCTGTACCCCCGGACggtggaggagctgctgcagcaggtggCCGGCCTCCACCAGCCCTCCAACACGTCTCCATCACCTCCATCACTGGTCATAGTGGACGGACTGGAGGGCTTCCTGTCTGCTCCTGCAGGAGTCCTCCAGCCAGGAGAGACGTCCAGCGCTGCTCACCTGTCTGCGCTGCTGTGTGACACCGCCTCCTTCCTGACACGCCTCCTGGAGGAGCGCCGCCCAGGCTCCGCCCCCTGCCGCCTCCTTGCCTCCTTCCAGTCCCAGGTGGAGGCCTCCGCCACGGACCCCGTCCTCGAGGTTCTCCAGCGATACTTCCAGGTGCGCTGCACGCTGGAGCCGGACCGGAgctgtggagctgctgcagcggGGCGGAAGGAGGCGTGGCACCTTTACCTGTCTGGGACCGGCCCCACAGAGACCTCCTGCTCCACAGAGGCCTCCTGCCCCACAGAGACCTCCTGCTCCACAGAGGCCTCCTGCTCCACAGAGGCCTCCTGCTCCACAGAGGCCTCCTGCTCCACAGAGACCTCCTGCTCCACAGAGGCCTCCTGCTCCACAGAGGCCTCCTGCTCCACAGAGGCCTCCTGCTCCAGACGCTGTGGGGACCGGCCGGCTGGGACCCAGAAGTGGCAGCTCCTACTGTCCCCCGATGGGTTAATGGAGTTTAAGTTGGTTTGA